In Pseudomonas fluorescens, a genomic segment contains:
- a CDS encoding DUF2388 domain-containing protein, whose protein sequence is MAFSFRLLIVPVLFSACWSSTASAFDLTTQSTVVSAYATSKVTSAPFDRKLIMAAQDDAAALIATDGQWRGARLESALDYLRRTQPKLNASDLELAQAILVQ, encoded by the coding sequence ATGGCTTTTTCATTCCGCCTGTTGATTGTTCCTGTGTTGTTTTCGGCCTGCTGGTCGTCGACGGCTTCGGCCTTTGACCTGACCACCCAGAGTACCGTCGTGAGCGCGTACGCCACCAGCAAGGTGACCTCCGCGCCGTTTGACAGGAAGCTGATAATGGCCGCCCAGGATGACGCTGCCGCACTCATTGCCACCGACGGCCAATGGCGGGGGGCCCGACTGGAGTCAGCGCTGGATTATCTGCGCCGTACCCAGCCAAAACTTAACGCCAGCGACCTTGAACTGGCGCAAGCAATTCTCGTCCAATAA
- a CDS encoding DUF1127 domain-containing protein, which translates to MERTLSSDLFFEEKAVNTQASLPLRVLANLMLWQRRISSRHQLARLDSRLLADAGISEAQRYEELSKPFWR; encoded by the coding sequence ATGGAACGTACACTCAGTTCCGATCTGTTCTTCGAAGAAAAAGCTGTAAACACCCAGGCTTCCCTGCCTCTGCGCGTTCTCGCCAACCTGATGCTGTGGCAGCGCCGCATCTCCAGCCGCCATCAATTGGCTCGCCTGGATTCGCGTCTGCTGGCTGACGCCGGTATCAGCGAAGCTCAACGCTACGAAGAGCTGAGCAAGCCGTTCTGGCGCTGA
- a CDS encoding DUF2388 domain-containing protein codes for MSRLRLLSAAALLVLAANANASSFIVTTDSIVGALKATSDASSDATSSLRDNKVVRASRDDAASFVASEGAIRGVKLESALAQIRQQAPQLNAATDAQLAQAILAI; via the coding sequence ATGTCCCGTCTTCGCCTGCTGAGTGCTGCCGCCCTGTTGGTATTGGCTGCCAATGCCAATGCGAGCAGTTTCATTGTGACCACCGACTCCATCGTTGGCGCACTGAAAGCCACCTCCGACGCCAGCTCCGATGCCACTTCATCGCTGCGTGACAACAAAGTCGTGCGCGCCTCCCGTGACGACGCCGCCAGCTTTGTCGCCAGCGAAGGCGCCATTCGTGGGGTGAAGCTGGAAAGCGCCCTGGCCCAGATCCGCCAACAAGCGCCACAACTGAACGCCGCGACTGACGCACAACTGGCCCAGGCTATCCTGGCCATCTAA
- a CDS encoding DUF2388 domain-containing protein → MRSPLIAATLGLLLLADVAQAHTLVATSNIIVRASGRTIDFTSDTTTSIRDSKIVREAHDDAASFVATNGEIRGAQLEAAFDTLRTRVPEARDASDQTLAEAILAL, encoded by the coding sequence ATGCGTAGCCCGCTGATCGCCGCCACCCTTGGCCTGCTGTTGTTGGCAGACGTTGCCCAGGCGCATACCTTGGTGGCCACCAGTAACATCATTGTTCGCGCCTCTGGCCGCACCATTGATTTCACCTCGGACACCACCACCTCCATCCGCGACTCCAAAATCGTGCGCGAAGCCCACGATGATGCCGCCAGCTTCGTCGCCACCAATGGCGAAATTCGCGGTGCACAGTTGGAAGCCGCCTTTGACACCCTGCGGACCCGCGTACCGGAAGCCCGCGACGCCAGTGACCAGACCCTCGCCGAAGCCATTCTCGCTCTGTGA
- a CDS encoding NAD(P) transhydrogenase subunit alpha encodes MEELISPGIYNLIIFVLAIYVGYHVVWNVTPALHTPLMAVTNAISAIVIVGAMLAAALTVTPLGKTMGTLAVALAAVNVFGGFLVTRRMLEMFKKKAPKAKEEAPK; translated from the coding sequence ATGGAAGAGCTTATCTCCCCCGGTATCTACAACCTGATCATCTTTGTGCTGGCGATTTATGTCGGTTATCACGTGGTCTGGAACGTTACCCCCGCACTGCACACGCCATTGATGGCCGTGACCAACGCCATCTCGGCGATCGTGATTGTCGGCGCCATGCTCGCCGCTGCGCTCACCGTGACCCCGCTGGGCAAGACCATGGGCACCCTGGCCGTGGCCCTGGCAGCAGTGAACGTGTTCGGCGGTTTCCTGGTGACTCGCAGGATGCTCGAGATGTTCAAGAAGAAAGCCCCGAAAGCAAAAGAAGAGGCGCCTAAGTAA
- a CDS encoding acetyl-CoA hydrolase/transferase family protein: protein MYRDRIRLPSLLNKVMSAADAAALIEDGMTVGMSGFTRAGEAKAVPHALAERAKTSPLKITLMTGASLGNDLDKQLTEAGVLSRRMPFQVDSTLRKAINAGEVMFIDQHLSETVEQLRNNQLKLPDIAVIEAVAITEQGHIVPTTSVGNSASFAIFAKQVIVEINLAHNPNLEGLHDIYIPTYRPTRTPIPLVNVDDRIGSTAIPIPPEKIVAIVITNKADSASTVTPPDNDTQGIANHLINFLKQEVDAGRMTNKLGPLQAGIGNIANAVMCGLIESPFEDLTMYSEVLQDSTFDLIDAGKLSFASGSSITLSERRNANVFGNLEHYKDKLVLRPQEISNHPEVVRRLGIIAINTALEFDIYGNVNSTHVCGTRMMNGIGGSGDFARNAHLAIFVTKSIAKAGAISSVVPMVSHVDHTEHDVDILVTEIGLADLRGLAPRERARVIIDNCVHPAYRDALNSYFESACAIGGHTPHILREALSWHINLEETGHMLKA, encoded by the coding sequence ATGTACCGTGATCGTATCCGCTTGCCTTCGCTGTTGAACAAGGTCATGAGCGCGGCAGACGCCGCCGCACTGATCGAGGACGGCATGACCGTCGGCATGAGCGGCTTCACCCGTGCCGGTGAAGCCAAGGCCGTTCCCCACGCCCTGGCCGAACGCGCCAAGACTTCGCCTCTGAAAATCACGTTGATGACCGGTGCCAGCCTGGGCAACGACCTGGACAAGCAACTGACCGAGGCCGGCGTGCTGTCCCGGCGCATGCCGTTCCAGGTCGACAGCACCTTGCGCAAGGCCATCAACGCCGGCGAGGTGATGTTCATTGACCAGCACCTGTCAGAGACCGTCGAGCAACTGCGCAACAACCAACTCAAGCTGCCCGACATTGCCGTGATCGAAGCCGTTGCGATCACGGAACAAGGCCATATCGTGCCCACCACCTCCGTGGGTAACTCGGCCAGCTTCGCAATTTTCGCCAAGCAGGTCATCGTCGAGATCAACCTGGCGCACAATCCGAACCTGGAAGGGCTGCACGACATCTATATCCCGACCTATCGGCCAACCCGCACACCGATCCCGCTGGTGAACGTCGACGATCGCATTGGCAGCACCGCGATCCCGATCCCACCGGAGAAGATCGTCGCCATCGTGATCACCAACAAGGCCGATTCCGCCTCGACCGTGACACCACCGGACAACGACACCCAAGGGATCGCCAATCACCTGATCAACTTCCTCAAGCAGGAAGTGGACGCCGGACGCATGACCAACAAGCTCGGCCCGTTGCAGGCCGGCATCGGCAACATCGCCAACGCGGTGATGTGCGGCTTGATCGAATCGCCGTTCGAAGACCTGACCATGTACTCGGAAGTCCTGCAGGACTCGACGTTCGACCTGATTGACGCGGGCAAGCTGAGCTTCGCCTCCGGCAGCTCGATCACCTTGTCGGAACGGCGCAACGCCAACGTGTTCGGCAACCTGGAACACTACAAGGACAAGCTGGTACTACGCCCGCAGGAAATCTCCAACCACCCGGAAGTAGTTCGCCGGCTGGGTATCATCGCCATCAACACCGCGCTGGAGTTCGACATCTACGGCAACGTCAACTCTACCCACGTGTGCGGTACGCGAATGATGAACGGGATTGGCGGCTCGGGTGACTTCGCGCGCAACGCGCACCTGGCGATCTTCGTCACCAAGTCGATTGCCAAGGCCGGTGCGATTTCCAGCGTGGTGCCGATGGTCAGCCATGTGGACCACACCGAACATGACGTCGACATCCTGGTGACCGAGATAGGCCTGGCTGACCTGCGTGGCCTGGCGCCACGGGAGCGTGCACGGGTCATCATCGACAACTGCGTACATCCGGCTTACCGCGATGCGCTGAACAGCTACTTCGAATCGGCCTGCGCCATAGGCGGGCACACCCCGCACATCCTGCGCGAAGCACTGAGCTGGCACATCAATCTGGAAGAAACCGGGCATATGCTCAAGGCGTGA
- a CDS encoding DUF4105 domain-containing protein, with protein sequence MRRINAWLLAGVVLLCASTAQASLQLRLKTDGLSPAEQQASQALLDEAMRSLPPRFIEQLDRRIDVGWTDQMPGNAYGQASLVSELDLNRNLLASLTDGSAATQKTNRPHGTVRREMLATVLHELTHIYDRARLWSKDERTLIQRCSRQNNITGLIGLPDQCRGQNDRRFTLSDDPRLLDLAGWPQYVGRRGEREQHNHQVARSPDIYETTSPLEFVAVNMEYFLLDPSYACRRPSLFRYYQQHFGWAPPAQDTCASTYAFLNAGNDFAKTPLGQVDPERVYEIDYLLAEANQNLVSRWGHSMLRLVICAPGRPRGPDCRLDLDQHLVLSYRAFVGDVQLSSWDGLVGKYPSRLFVLPLSQVIDEYTKTELRGLASVPLKLTRQEINDTVEHAAEMHWSYDGNYFFISNNCAVESLKLLRSGSANPQLTGLDNITPNGLLEVLQARGLADTSVLKDKREALRLGYHFDSFRERYQAMFDVLRKHLPIKQTQVEDWLSLSAAERRQWFGQADLRTSAALLLLEQASFRKQLMLAQDEVKQRYLGARELKNGGMEKANATLQQILANSGFLSRPAELLGSGGYGLPQPSESKRLESESAERQKQLQSLTGELDKEVRALLEPSRAAEIAACEANLKQVGEHLRALHKAAGGLELP encoded by the coding sequence GTGAGGCGCATTAACGCCTGGCTCCTGGCCGGGGTTGTGCTGCTGTGTGCCAGCACCGCCCAGGCCAGCCTGCAACTGCGGCTCAAGACCGATGGCTTGAGCCCGGCTGAACAGCAGGCCAGCCAGGCATTGCTTGATGAGGCGATGCGCTCCTTGCCGCCGCGCTTCATCGAACAGCTGGACCGGCGCATCGATGTCGGCTGGACCGACCAAATGCCCGGGAACGCCTATGGCCAGGCTTCCCTGGTGTCCGAGCTGGACCTCAACCGCAACCTTCTCGCCAGCCTGACCGACGGCAGCGCCGCCACCCAGAAGACCAACCGCCCCCACGGCACCGTGCGCCGGGAAATGCTCGCCACCGTGCTGCATGAACTGACCCACATCTATGACCGTGCGCGCCTCTGGTCCAAAGACGAACGCACACTGATCCAGCGTTGCAGCCGCCAGAACAACATCACCGGCTTGATCGGCCTGCCTGACCAATGCCGTGGCCAGAACGATCGCCGTTTCACCCTCAGTGACGACCCGCGCCTGCTGGACCTCGCCGGCTGGCCGCAATACGTCGGCCGCCGCGGCGAGCGTGAACAGCACAACCACCAGGTCGCGCGCAGCCCGGATATCTACGAAACCACCAGCCCGCTGGAGTTCGTTGCGGTCAACATGGAGTACTTTCTCCTCGACCCAAGCTACGCCTGCCGTCGCCCGTCATTGTTTCGCTATTACCAGCAACACTTCGGCTGGGCACCACCGGCACAGGACACCTGCGCAAGCACTTACGCCTTCCTCAACGCCGGTAACGATTTCGCCAAGACGCCCCTGGGCCAGGTCGATCCGGAGCGAGTGTATGAGATCGACTACCTGCTGGCCGAAGCCAACCAGAACCTGGTGAGCCGCTGGGGCCACAGCATGTTGCGCCTGGTGATCTGCGCGCCCGGGCGCCCCCGTGGCCCGGATTGCAGGCTGGACCTGGACCAGCACCTGGTGTTGTCCTACCGCGCCTTCGTCGGCGATGTGCAGCTGTCGAGCTGGGATGGCCTGGTGGGCAAGTACCCGTCACGGTTGTTCGTCCTGCCACTGTCCCAGGTGATCGACGAATACACCAAGACCGAGCTGCGCGGCCTGGCCTCGGTGCCGTTGAAACTCACGCGCCAGGAAATCAACGACACCGTTGAGCATGCCGCCGAGATGCATTGGAGCTACGACGGCAATTACTTTTTCATCTCTAACAACTGTGCGGTGGAAAGCCTGAAACTGTTGCGCAGCGGCAGCGCCAATCCGCAGCTGACCGGGCTCGACAACATCACCCCCAACGGCCTGCTCGAAGTCCTGCAGGCACGCGGCCTGGCGGACACCAGCGTACTGAAGGACAAACGCGAGGCGTTACGCCTGGGCTACCACTTCGACTCGTTCCGCGAACGCTACCAGGCGATGTTCGATGTACTGCGCAAACACCTGCCGATCAAGCAGACCCAGGTTGAAGATTGGTTATCCCTGAGCGCGGCCGAGCGCCGGCAATGGTTCGGCCAGGCCGACCTGCGCACCAGCGCCGCGCTGCTGTTGCTGGAACAGGCGAGCTTTCGCAAGCAATTGATGCTGGCCCAGGATGAGGTCAAGCAGCGCTACCTCGGCGCTCGTGAGCTGAAAAATGGCGGCATGGAGAAAGCCAACGCCACGCTGCAACAGATCCTCGCCAACAGCGGCTTCCTCAGCCGTCCGGCGGAACTGCTGGGCAGCGGTGGCTACGGCTTGCCGCAACCGTCGGAATCCAAACGCCTCGAATCAGAAAGCGCCGAGCGCCAGAAGCAATTGCAATCCCTCACCGGCGAGCTGGATAAAGAGGTGAGGGCGCTGCTGGAGCCCTCCCGTGCCGCTGAGATTGCTGCGTGTGAAGCCAACCTCAAGCAAGTGGGCGAGCATTTGCGGGCACTGCACAAGGCGGCCGGCGGGCTCGAACTGCCCTGA
- a CDS encoding DUF1127 domain-containing protein, with translation MNLRPSSSKRLLILTASAFARWVRRHYERRQLAQLDPRELSDAGISHADRMAELAKPFWRD, from the coding sequence ATGAACCTCCGTCCTTCGTCCAGCAAACGGCTGCTTATCCTTACTGCTTCAGCATTCGCCAGGTGGGTACGACGTCACTATGAGCGGCGCCAGCTGGCACAACTCGATCCCCGGGAACTGTCGGATGCCGGCATCAGCCACGCCGACCGAATGGCAGAGCTGGCCAAACCGTTCTGGCGTGACTAG
- a CDS encoding NAD(P)(+) transhydrogenase (Re/Si-specific) subunit beta has product MSMNLVTTLYLIASICFIQALKGLSHPTTSRRGNLFGMLGMALAVLTTVGLIYKLGAELATAGIGYVIVGLLIGGTAGSIMAKRVEMTKMPELVAFMHSMIGLAAVFIAIAAVVEPQSLGIVKHLGDSIPAGNRLELFLGAAIGAITFSGSVIAFGKLSGKYKFRLFQGAPVQFGGQHKLNLVLGLATLGLGLAFMLTGNLTAFALMLALAFVLGVLIIIPIGGADMPVVVSMLNSYSGWAAAGIGFSLNNSMLIIAGSLVGSSGAILSYIMCKAMNRSFFNVLLGGFGNTPDAGAAAGSKEARPVKSGSADDATFLLTNADTVIIVPGYGLAVARAQHALKELTEKLTHRGVTVKYAIHPVAGRMPGHMNVLLAEAEVPYDQVFEMEDINSEFGQADVVLVLGANDVVNPAAKNDPNSPIAGMPILEAFKAKTIIVNKRSMASGYAGLDNELFYLDKTMMVFGDAKKVIEDMVKAVE; this is encoded by the coding sequence ATGAGCATGAATCTGGTTACGACGCTCTACTTGATCGCGTCTATCTGCTTTATCCAGGCCCTCAAGGGCCTGTCGCACCCCACCACATCGCGACGCGGCAACCTGTTCGGCATGCTCGGCATGGCGCTGGCGGTACTCACCACCGTGGGCCTCATCTATAAGCTCGGCGCAGAACTCGCCACCGCGGGCATCGGCTATGTGATTGTCGGCCTGCTGATCGGCGGCACCGCCGGTTCGATCATGGCCAAGCGCGTCGAAATGACCAAGATGCCGGAACTCGTGGCGTTCATGCACAGCATGATCGGCCTGGCAGCGGTGTTTATCGCCATTGCCGCCGTGGTCGAGCCGCAATCCCTGGGTATCGTCAAACACCTGGGCGACTCGATCCCTGCCGGTAATCGCCTGGAGCTGTTTCTCGGCGCGGCGATTGGTGCAATCACCTTCTCCGGTTCGGTGATCGCATTCGGCAAACTCTCGGGCAAGTACAAGTTCCGTCTCTTCCAAGGCGCACCGGTACAGTTCGGCGGCCAGCACAAACTTAACCTGGTGCTGGGCCTTGCCACACTGGGCCTGGGCCTGGCCTTCATGCTCACCGGCAACCTCACCGCCTTTGCGCTGATGCTGGCCCTGGCGTTCGTGCTCGGCGTGCTGATCATCATCCCGATTGGTGGCGCCGACATGCCGGTCGTCGTTTCGATGCTCAACAGCTACTCCGGCTGGGCAGCGGCGGGGATCGGCTTCTCGCTGAACAATTCGATGCTGATCATCGCCGGCTCGCTGGTGGGTTCGAGCGGTGCGATCCTCTCGTACATCATGTGCAAGGCGATGAATCGCTCCTTCTTTAATGTACTGCTCGGCGGTTTCGGCAACACGCCGGATGCTGGCGCGGCGGCAGGCTCTAAAGAAGCACGCCCGGTGAAGTCCGGCTCGGCAGACGATGCCACCTTCCTGCTGACCAACGCCGACACGGTGATCATCGTGCCGGGCTATGGCTTGGCAGTGGCACGGGCACAACACGCGCTTAAAGAGCTGACAGAAAAACTCACCCACCGCGGCGTGACCGTGAAGTACGCGATCCACCCGGTGGCAGGGCGTATGCCTGGGCATATGAACGTGTTGCTGGCCGAGGCCGAAGTGCCTTACGACCAAGTGTTCGAGATGGAAGACATCAACTCCGAGTTTGGCCAGGCCGACGTGGTGCTGGTGCTGGGCGCCAACGATGTGGTCAACCCGGCCGCCAAGAACGATCCGAACTCGCCGATCGCCGGCATGCCGATTCTGGAAGCGTTCAAGGCCAAGACCATCATCGTCAACAAGCGCTCCATGGCCAGCGGCTATGCCGGCCTGGACAACGAGTTGTTCTACCTGGACAAGACCATGATGGTCTTTGGTGATGCCAAGAAAGTCATCGAAGACATGGTCAAAGCTGTCGAATAA
- a CDS encoding LysR family transcriptional regulator, which translates to MRRKIPSTTALVSFEAAARHESFTKAAQELSITQGAICRQIASLEEFLSVELFRRSRRGVKLTEAGLSYSRRVATQLDAVERDTLSVMGQQGANVIELAVVPTFGTQWLIPRLKDFQRQHPEVTVNLTNRTRPFLFADTEFDAAIYFGDADWSGTESHRLMGENPVPVCSPRLLRTRTHFSPQEIAELPLLQQTTRPYAWRQWFNAQQLNIPRDMTGPRYELFSMLSQAAMHDMGIALIPPFLIQRELDEHQLVIASPNALSSSKAYYLMIPERKVESASLHAFRDWLVDQSQRYIPSI; encoded by the coding sequence ATGCGTAGAAAAATCCCCAGCACCACTGCCCTTGTCAGTTTTGAAGCGGCAGCCCGCCACGAGAGCTTTACCAAGGCGGCGCAAGAACTTTCCATCACCCAGGGCGCTATCTGCCGACAGATCGCCAGTCTTGAGGAGTTTTTAAGTGTCGAGCTGTTTCGACGCTCTCGGCGAGGCGTCAAACTGACGGAAGCGGGGCTCTCCTACAGTCGTCGAGTCGCGACGCAATTGGACGCAGTGGAACGCGATACGCTGTCCGTGATGGGGCAGCAGGGGGCAAACGTCATCGAACTGGCAGTGGTCCCGACCTTTGGGACTCAATGGTTGATCCCTCGCCTCAAGGACTTTCAACGCCAACATCCCGAAGTGACGGTGAACCTCACCAACCGCACGCGCCCCTTTCTGTTTGCCGACACAGAATTCGATGCTGCGATCTACTTCGGCGATGCCGACTGGTCTGGTACCGAATCCCACAGGTTGATGGGCGAGAATCCTGTCCCAGTATGCAGCCCCAGGCTATTAAGAACCCGTACGCACTTCAGCCCCCAGGAAATTGCCGAGCTGCCACTGCTGCAGCAGACGACTCGCCCCTACGCCTGGCGCCAGTGGTTCAACGCCCAACAGTTGAACATCCCCCGCGACATGACAGGCCCGAGATACGAGCTATTCTCGATGTTGTCCCAGGCGGCCATGCATGACATGGGCATCGCGCTGATCCCACCTTTCCTGATCCAACGAGAGCTCGACGAACACCAATTGGTCATCGCAAGCCCCAACGCACTGAGCAGCTCCAAGGCGTACTACCTGATGATTCCAGAGAGAAAAGTTGAGTCCGCCTCACTGCATGCGTTCAGAGACTGGCTCGTGGACCAATCACAGCGCTACATCCCCAGCATTTGA
- a CDS encoding Re/Si-specific NAD(P)(+) transhydrogenase subunit alpha: MHIGVPLETQTGETRVAATPETIKKLIGQGHKVTVQSGAGVKASIVDSAYETAGATIGSAGDAFGAELILKVVAPSDSELSLIKSGTVLVGMLNPFSNEIITKLAEHGITAFALEAAPRTSRAQSLDVLSSQANIAGYKAVLLAAHHYPRFMPMLMTAAGTVKAARVLILGAGVAGLQAIATAKRLGAVIEASDVRPAVKEQIESLGAKFVDVPYETDEERECAVGVGGYARPMPTSWMQRQAVAVHERAKQADIVITTALIPGRKAPTLLSADTVAQMKPGSVVIDLAAAQGGNCPLTVADQVVVENGVIICGPTNLAGAVAADASALYARNLLDFLKLVFNKEGQFEINLEDDIVAACLMCRDGQVIRKNA; the protein is encoded by the coding sequence GTGCACATTGGTGTTCCTCTCGAAACCCAGACCGGTGAAACACGGGTGGCTGCCACCCCGGAAACCATCAAGAAGCTGATCGGCCAGGGCCATAAGGTCACTGTACAAAGCGGCGCAGGTGTCAAGGCCAGCATCGTCGACAGTGCCTATGAAACGGCAGGCGCGACCATTGGCAGTGCCGGCGACGCGTTTGGCGCCGAGCTGATTCTCAAGGTGGTCGCCCCCAGCGACAGCGAACTGTCGCTGATCAAAAGCGGTACCGTACTGGTGGGCATGCTCAATCCGTTCAGCAACGAAATCATCACCAAGCTGGCCGAACACGGCATTACTGCCTTCGCGCTCGAAGCCGCGCCGCGCACCTCGCGCGCCCAAAGCCTCGACGTGCTGTCGTCGCAGGCCAACATCGCCGGTTACAAGGCTGTGTTGCTCGCCGCCCATCACTACCCACGCTTTATGCCGATGCTGATGACCGCTGCAGGTACTGTGAAAGCCGCACGCGTGCTGATCCTCGGTGCCGGCGTTGCCGGCCTTCAGGCCATCGCCACGGCAAAACGCCTGGGTGCCGTGATCGAAGCGTCCGACGTGCGTCCCGCCGTCAAAGAGCAGATCGAATCCCTCGGCGCCAAGTTCGTCGACGTGCCCTACGAAACTGACGAAGAGCGTGAATGCGCCGTGGGTGTCGGCGGCTATGCGCGCCCAATGCCAACCAGCTGGATGCAACGCCAGGCCGTGGCCGTGCACGAACGCGCCAAGCAAGCCGACATCGTTATCACCACCGCGCTGATCCCTGGACGCAAGGCACCGACCTTGCTCAGTGCCGACACCGTCGCGCAGATGAAGCCCGGCTCGGTGGTCATTGACCTCGCCGCCGCCCAGGGTGGCAACTGCCCACTGACCGTCGCTGACCAGGTAGTGGTCGAAAACGGCGTGATCATCTGCGGCCCGACCAACCTGGCGGGCGCCGTTGCCGCCGACGCATCGGCCTTGTACGCGCGCAACCTGCTGGACTTCCTGAAGCTGGTCTTCAACAAGGAAGGGCAGTTTGAAATCAACCTCGAAGACGACATCGTCGCCGCGTGCCTGATGTGCCGCGACGGCCAAGTCATCCGCAAAAACGCCTAA
- a CDS encoding acyl-CoA dehydrogenase has product MAGKASFNWIDPLLLDQQLTEEERMVRDSAQQFAQDKLAPRVLEAFRHEKTDPAIFREMGETGLLGAMIPEQYGGSGLNYVSYGLIAREVERVDSGYRSMMSVQSSLVMVPINEFGTEAQKQKYLPKLASGEWIGCFGLTEPNHGSDPGAMITRARKVDGGYSLTGAKMWITNSPIADVFVVWGKDDAGDIRGFVLEKGWKGLSAPAIHGKVGLRASITGEIVMDNVFVPEENIFPDVRGLKGPFTCLNSARYGISWGALGAAEFCWHTARQYTLDRHQFGRPLAATQLIQKKLADMQTEITLALQGCLRLGRMKDEGTAAVEITSIMKRNSCGKSLDIARMARDMLGGNGISDEFGVARHLVNLEVVNTYEGTHDVHALILGRAQTGLQAFY; this is encoded by the coding sequence ATGGCTGGCAAGGCAAGCTTCAACTGGATCGATCCACTGCTGCTGGATCAACAGCTCACCGAGGAAGAACGCATGGTGCGCGACAGTGCGCAGCAATTTGCCCAGGACAAATTGGCGCCGCGCGTACTCGAGGCCTTCCGCCATGAAAAAACCGACCCCGCGATCTTTCGTGAGATGGGCGAAACCGGCTTGCTCGGCGCAATGATTCCAGAGCAGTACGGTGGCAGTGGCTTGAACTACGTCAGCTACGGGTTGATCGCTCGCGAAGTGGAGCGTGTCGACTCCGGCTATCGCTCGATGATGAGTGTGCAATCGTCACTGGTCATGGTGCCGATCAACGAATTCGGTACAGAAGCGCAAAAACAGAAATACCTGCCGAAGTTGGCCTCTGGTGAATGGATCGGTTGCTTCGGTCTGACAGAGCCCAACCACGGTTCCGACCCGGGCGCGATGATTACACGTGCGCGCAAGGTGGATGGTGGCTACAGCCTGACGGGCGCCAAGATGTGGATCACCAACAGCCCGATCGCCGATGTGTTCGTGGTGTGGGGCAAGGATGATGCGGGGGATATCCGCGGTTTTGTCCTGGAGAAAGGCTGGAAGGGCCTGAGCGCTCCTGCGATTCATGGCAAGGTCGGACTTCGTGCGTCCATTACTGGCGAGATCGTGATGGACAACGTGTTTGTGCCTGAAGAGAACATCTTCCCCGATGTGCGTGGGTTGAAAGGGCCTTTCACTTGCCTGAACTCGGCGCGGTACGGCATCTCCTGGGGGGCCTTGGGCGCGGCCGAGTTCTGTTGGCACACCGCTCGCCAGTACACCCTTGATCGTCACCAGTTCGGTCGTCCGTTGGCGGCGACCCAGTTGATCCAGAAGAAGCTGGCTGACATGCAGACCGAGATCACTTTGGCCCTGCAAGGTTGCCTGCGCCTGGGCCGTATGAAGGATGAGGGCACGGCGGCGGTGGAGATCACATCGATCATGAAGCGCAACTCGTGCGGCAAGTCCCTGGACATCGCGCGCATGGCTCGGGACATGCTGGGTGGCAATGGGATCTCCGATGAGTTTGGTGTGGCGCGTCATTTGGTCAACCTGGAGGTGGTGAACACTTACGAAGGTACCCATGATGTGCACGCCTTGATTCTTGGGCGTGCGCAAACCGGCCTTCAGGCGTTCTATTAA